A stretch of DNA from Halioglobus japonicus:
CACCAGGTGGGTGGATGGAAGATTGCCCTGGCAGATCTCATGACGGCCCTTATGGCCCTCTTTCTGGTGCTGTGGATACTCTCTGGAGCCAGTGACACGCAACGCCAGCAGGTCTCGGATTACTTCAACTCACCACTGAACATTCGCCCCAAAGCCCAATTGGCAATCAAAGCATCGAGCCAGGTAAATGGAGAGGGGCTGTTGCCAGGGTCACAGGGGGTCGTGCTTCCAGCTGCACAGCAGCGACCAGCCCCGGCAGCTGCAGAGCACGATGTCGAGACTTTGCGCTGGGAGTTAGACAAAGTGATGACTGCCAATCCAAAGTTGCAGCGTTTGAAGTCGCAGCTGCGAGTGGCCGCCGTGGCCGAGGGAATGAAGGTGGAGTTATCGGACTCTACCCGTGAAACGATGTTTCAGCTAGGTAGCGGTGAGTTGGAACTGGAGATGCGCGAGCTGCTAGCGGCACTCGCCCCGGTGCTGAACAAATTCCCGCAAGCCATCAGCATTACCGGGCACACTGACTCTCTCACCTACCCGGGCCAGCAGGCTGGGTACAGCAATTGGGAGCTCTCCAGCGCACGGGCGAATGCTTCCAGGCGTCAATTAGTTTCAGCGGGTCTGGCCCCGGGAAAAGTGATACGAGTATCGGGAGTTGCCAACATGTTACCGATCAAGGACCAGCCCATTGATAGCCCGATGAACCGGCGCATCGAGATTCTCTTGTTGGATGATGTCGGTCGAACGGCGCTTATAGACTCCAAGACACCAGAAGACCTATTCACTGGCACTTCGGATGCCACGCGACCTGAGGTAGAGGCAGATCACCATGGATCTAAGCGAATTCAGTAAACATTTTTTT
This window harbors:
- a CDS encoding flagellar motor protein MotB, which produces MSAASAPFVLRRQRARDNHQVGGWKIALADLMTALMALFLVLWILSGASDTQRQQVSDYFNSPLNIRPKAQLAIKASSQVNGEGLLPGSQGVVLPAAQQRPAPAAAEHDVETLRWELDKVMTANPKLQRLKSQLRVAAVAEGMKVELSDSTRETMFQLGSGELELEMRELLAALAPVLNKFPQAISITGHTDSLTYPGQQAGYSNWELSSARANASRRQLVSAGLAPGKVIRVSGVANMLPIKDQPIDSPMNRRIEILLLDDVGRTALIDSKTPEDLFTGTSDATRPEVEADHHGSKRIQ